One window from the genome of Cervus elaphus chromosome 8, mCerEla1.1, whole genome shotgun sequence encodes:
- the LOC122698903 gene encoding 60S ribosomal protein L21-like, with protein MFSRPFRKHGVVPLATYMQIYKKGDIVDIKGMGTVQKGMPHKCYHGKTGRVYNVTQHAIGIIVNKQVKGKILAKRINVRIEHIKHSKSRDNFLKCVKENDQKKKEAKEKGTWVQLKRQPAPPREAQFCEDQWKGTQTVRTHSL; from the coding sequence ATGTTCTCTAGGCCTTTTAGAAAACATGGAGTTGTTCCTTTGGCCACATACATGCAAATCTACAAGAAGGGTGATATTGTAGATATCAAGGGAATGGGTACTGTTCAAAAAGGAATGCCCCACAAATGTTATCATGGCAAAACTGGGAGAGTCTACAATGTTACCCAGCATGCTATTGGCATCATTGTAAACAAACAAGTTAAGGGCaagattcttgccaagagaattaatGTGCGTATCGAGCATATTAAGCACTCTAAGAGCCGAGATAACTTCCTAAAATGTGTGAAggaaaatgatcagaaaaagaaggaagccaaAGAGAAAGGGACTTGGGTTCAGCTGAAGCGCCAGCCTGCTCCACCTAGAGAAGCACAGTTTTGTGAGGACCAATGGAAAGGAACCCAAACTGTTAGAACCCATTCCCTATGA